A single SAR324 cluster bacterium DNA region contains:
- a CDS encoding c-type cytochrome, which yields MKLTKKFWVSLLGCVLVLLPVMISCSETKTTPQPATDKYKVPDAPAEYLSMTNPYTSQEDVTKGGELYQGKCSDCHGEIGEGDEDGDDVAFNDTEWMKTRTDGQLFYIARNGAGPDMEMEAYGPGSDADMSEKKIWQIVSYIRTLAK from the coding sequence ATGAAACTGACAAAAAAGTTCTGGGTCTCTTTACTGGGATGCGTTTTGGTCCTGTTGCCAGTTATGATTTCCTGTTCAGAAACAAAAACAACGCCTCAACCTGCGACTGACAAATACAAAGTTCCTGACGCTCCCGCAGAATATCTGAGCATGACTAATCCCTACACCTCTCAGGAAGATGTCACAAAGGGTGGTGAGCTGTATCAGGGGAAATGCTCAGACTGTCATGGGGAAATAGGTGAAGGGGATGAGGATGGCGACGATGTGGCGTTCAATGACACTGAATGGATGAAAACACGTACTGATGGGCAATTGTTTTATATTGCCAGAAATGGTGCCGGCCCAGATATGGAAATGGAAGCATACGGCCCGGGAAGTGACGCTGACATGAGTGAAAAAAAAATATGGCAGATCGTTTCCTATATCCGGACGTTGGCTAAATAA
- a CDS encoding cytochrome c, whose protein sequence is MKFTLIYGMAGAGMLFTACVTATGPLNKPGRISDAPEKYMRMINPEILTAEKLSYYQNQFLTKCARCHGEKGDGVGQDSGLMGVPMPNFSDPEFMKQIMDGEIYYQIENGGEDKSAMPAFGLDSAQGWSEEKIWNMVAYVRSLAASP, encoded by the coding sequence ATGAAATTTACGTTGATTTACGGCATGGCTGGTGCCGGTATGCTTTTCACCGCCTGTGTTACAGCAACTGGTCCGCTCAACAAACCAGGTCGAATCAGTGACGCACCGGAAAAATATATGCGGATGATAAATCCTGAAATTCTGACAGCGGAAAAATTATCCTATTATCAGAACCAGTTTCTGACAAAATGCGCCCGATGTCATGGAGAAAAAGGCGATGGCGTTGGTCAGGATTCAGGACTGATGGGTGTTCCAATGCCAAACTTCAGTGATCCTGAATTCATGAAGCAAATCATGGATGGAGAAATCTATTATCAAATTGAAAATGGCGGAGAGGACAAATCCGCAATGCCCGCCTTCGGCCTGGATTCCGCACAGGGCTGGAGTGAAGAAAAAATCTGGAATATGGTGGCCTATGTCCGGAGTCTGGCCGCCAGCCCCTGA
- a CDS encoding c-type cytochrome, with protein MRSFAPKIVWISALFLFQTVLTEQAKAEAVTLYNQHCATCHGSQRYGGYAPPLVPNAISRHNSQDLIRIMTAGLPSTQMPEFQQKLKPAEIQSLATWLQTPVQVTEWGDREIRESHQTYPAREPLKVSLTSREEILLIVERGSGSIHIYDGKTMNRLDQFFVGNIHGGPKFDDHYESIYAVTRDGIIAGYDLKNWQMRSMVQVAQNTRNIAISPDNQWVVAANLLPQNLVFLDRNLKLVKTLPLEGKPAAIYHLHHRPAFLVAFTDLPSLLLITYNQTEIQTESIPLPEPFQDLSLIPEKPWILASLREGNRVNLYDLEQRKILGEIKTEGLPHLFSAAFFMKDHKIHAALNHIGLAKISLITLEPFEVVKQVGVKGSGFFIRTHANNPWLWLDSNTDTIQLIRKDNFELHTVELQPQSGKKAMHIEFTADGKEAFVSIWDPAGAVVIYDARTLQEKQRIPFNMPIGKYNAYNKTFFPL; from the coding sequence ATGCGTTCTTTTGCCCCAAAAATTGTATGGATTTCAGCCCTGTTTTTGTTTCAAACCGTGCTGACTGAACAGGCCAAAGCTGAGGCTGTCACCCTTTACAACCAGCATTGTGCCACCTGTCATGGATCTCAGCGGTATGGTGGTTATGCGCCTCCGTTGGTACCAAATGCGATAAGTCGCCACAATTCTCAGGATTTAATCAGGATCATGACAGCAGGTCTTCCATCGACTCAGATGCCTGAATTTCAACAAAAACTCAAACCGGCTGAGATTCAATCACTGGCAACGTGGCTTCAAACTCCGGTGCAGGTCACCGAATGGGGCGACAGGGAAATCCGGGAAAGTCATCAGACCTATCCAGCCAGGGAACCATTGAAGGTTTCGTTGACCTCCCGGGAAGAAATCCTGCTGATTGTGGAACGTGGCAGTGGCAGTATCCACATTTATGATGGCAAGACCATGAATCGTCTTGATCAGTTTTTTGTGGGCAACATTCATGGCGGTCCCAAATTTGATGATCATTATGAAAGCATCTATGCAGTGACCCGGGATGGGATTATTGCCGGGTATGATCTGAAAAACTGGCAGATGCGCAGTATGGTACAGGTCGCGCAGAATACCCGGAATATCGCGATTTCTCCCGATAACCAATGGGTTGTCGCGGCCAATCTTCTGCCGCAAAATCTTGTGTTTCTGGATAGGAACCTGAAGCTGGTAAAAACACTGCCACTGGAAGGCAAACCGGCGGCAATTTATCACCTCCATCATCGTCCGGCATTTCTGGTCGCTTTCACAGATCTGCCCAGCCTGTTGCTGATCACATACAACCAAACTGAAATCCAGACAGAATCCATTCCGTTGCCCGAGCCGTTTCAGGATCTTTCACTGATTCCGGAAAAACCATGGATTCTGGCCAGTTTGAGAGAGGGGAACCGGGTGAATCTTTATGATCTGGAACAACGGAAAATTCTGGGAGAGATTAAGACAGAAGGGTTGCCGCATTTATTTTCCGCGGCCTTTTTCATGAAAGATCACAAAATCCATGCGGCACTCAATCACATTGGCCTTGCCAAAATCTCGCTCATCACGCTGGAACCGTTTGAAGTCGTCAAACAGGTCGGCGTCAAAGGATCAGGATTCTTCATCCGAACCCACGCCAACAATCCCTGGTTGTGGCTGGATTCAAACACCGACACCATTCAATTGATCCGCAAGGATAATTTTGAACTGCACACGGTCGAGCTACAGCCCCAATCCGGAAAAAAAGCGATGCATATTGAGTTCACTGCTGACGGGAAGGAAGCCTTTGTGAGTATCTGGGACCCTGCGGGGGCTGTGGTGATTTATGACGCGCGGACATTGCAGGAAAAACAGCGAATTCCGTTCAACATGCCGATTGGCAAATACAACGCCTACAACAAAACATTTTTTCCGTTGTAA
- the cobA gene encoding uroporphyrinogen-III C-methyltransferase: MKSGKVFLVGAGPGDPELLTLKALRLIRSAEVIVYDRLVGEEILEFVSPDKEMIFVGKTSGRHTLPQESINQVLIEKAQEGKQVVRLKGGDPFIFGRGGEEALACKNAGIPFEIIPGITAANAVAAYAGIPLTHRGISQCLTLITGHIQQGEQLPDLNWSQFTSPNQTLVFYMALSTLPQIVERLTGHGLSPQTPIAVIENGTLDRQRTVVATLDLISHEVERAHVQSPCLIVVGQVVALREELQWFEQLSEADMVSVASGMSTLAL; encoded by the coding sequence ATGAAATCAGGAAAAGTATTTCTGGTAGGCGCCGGACCGGGAGACCCCGAATTGCTCACACTCAAGGCGTTGAGGCTGATACGGTCCGCCGAGGTGATTGTGTACGATCGTCTGGTCGGAGAAGAAATCCTGGAATTCGTCAGCCCGGACAAGGAAATGATTTTTGTCGGAAAAACCTCAGGACGCCACACGCTTCCACAGGAATCCATCAATCAGGTTCTCATCGAAAAAGCTCAGGAAGGAAAACAGGTGGTGAGGTTGAAAGGTGGTGATCCGTTTATTTTCGGACGAGGCGGCGAGGAAGCCCTGGCTTGCAAAAACGCTGGAATTCCCTTTGAAATTATTCCGGGAATCACAGCCGCCAATGCCGTTGCCGCTTATGCCGGAATTCCCCTAACCCATCGTGGAATCAGTCAATGCCTGACCCTCATCACTGGCCACATTCAGCAGGGAGAACAACTTCCTGATTTGAACTGGAGTCAATTCACCTCACCGAATCAGACACTGGTATTTTACATGGCGCTCAGCACCCTGCCCCAGATTGTAGAACGCCTGACCGGCCATGGACTATCCCCTCAGACACCCATCGCGGTGATCGAAAATGGCACACTGGATCGCCAACGAACTGTGGTGGCAACGCTGGACCTCATTTCTCATGAAGTGGAACGTGCCCATGTTCAGTCACCGTGTCTCATTGTCGTGGGGCAAGTCGTTGCGTTGCGTGAAGAACTTCAATGGTTTGAACAGCTTTCAGAAGCGGACATGGTTTCGGTTGCTTCCGGAATGTCGACTTTAGCTCTCTAA